tgtagtTAAGGATGTTTTagatattaaacaaaaaaaatggtTAGGAAATTATGAAAAATGGAGGAGACTAAGAAAAGGTCAGAAAAGAATATTTGAAGGGGCAGATATGCTATTTCCAAACTTAAAGAGGGATGAATGTGTAAGACACATCATATTATTCTTACAGTCGTCGCTAATATAAACAGTAGAAGAGGGATGATTtatgggggagagagagagagagagagagagcgaggaaATGGAAGGGCAGTGCTGCTCCACCTCCACCAGCGAGGATACGAGGAAGTCCCCGCCGCCAGCGGTTGGGCAGAGGGCTGCGGCAAGCGGCGGTGGTGGCAGCAGGGAGAGGCCCTACAGGGGAGTCAGGATGAGGAAGTGGGGGAGGTGGGTGGCGGAGATACGGGAGCCCAACAAGCGGTCCCGGATCTGGCTGGGGTCCTACTCGACCGCGGTGGCCGCTGCAAGAGCCTACGACACCGCCGTATATTACCTCCGGGGCCGCTCCGCCCGGCTCAACTTCCCGGACGAGATCCTAGCGGAAGACGTGGACGGAGAAGGCTTCGGCGTCAGCGGTGTGGCCTCCATGTCGGCAGCCTCGATCCGGAAGAAGGCCACCGAGGTGGGCGCGAGGGTGGACGCTCTCCAGACCGGTCTGACGTCGCGGCCGTCGCCGCATCTGCGACAACAGAGAGAACACCATCAACACCAGCTCGAACAACAGCAGTTGCCATCTCGGCCTGCCATGAATCCTGATCTCAATCAGGAGCCGAGCCCGGAGGACTCCGATAAAGATTGAAGTACTAGTCCACTCTATACTAGGCTCTTTTCGATAGCTTCTGGCCGGCATGGACGCCGGTGACGGAGGATAGCAAAGAGAAAGCTATCTTTTATTTGATTCGTGTTGttttcgctctctctctctctctctctctctctctctctctctctctttcttctttcttagTTGTATGAGTTTACTTCCCATAATTCTGTCTCCGTTGTTTTCGTTTCTGTTTGTTTGCTTTTTGGTGTTGAGTGTAGAaagagtgaagaagaagaagaagaaggtaaagGTGGTTGGCCAACTTCTAAGAGAGAAGGCATGGAGGGGTTGGGTGGGCGGGTGGGTGGGCGGAGATGGGACAGATAAGAAGTCGCTATacatgatgagagagagagagagggagagagtaaTGGTCAAATGAATGGTAAGAGTGACATCGCAATCTGGTGGAGTTCACAAGCTGAGACAGATAACATCAGAGATATCAGAAAACAGCAGCAGATCAGAGTCCTTAAGCTGCTTGATTTGCTTCTTCAGCGTCTGTAATCTGCGCGAGGAGAAGGGAGTGCCATAGACCATAACAGAAAGAGTTCTTAAGCTGCTTGATTTGCTTCCTCAGAGCCTGCAATCTTGTGTTAGAAGAAGGAAGTGACAGATACCAGAAAGAAGCAGCAGTTGCAGTCGCACTGTAGTTTTAAGCTTCTCTATAGCCAGTAAATGTGTGCCAAAAGAAAGGAGTGATGCATCGATGGGTATGAGTTCCATTAATAAAAACTTAATCTATCAAGTTATGGATTGAATTTAATGTATATCATTTACCTGTTTCAATCCTTGAACACCTTTAATCTTCATCTGCATACCAATACTGTACTGTTTCCAACATCTTATACATGCATGGATGAAAGAATACATATTATACCTAAAATTTTCCAGCTGCTATAGTAGTCATTCTAGTGGGTGACATATGGGTGCGATGCTCTTCAAGATaacaaaagaagagagagagagactggaaATGAGTGGGATGGCTGCTGTTTCCCACCAGGAACATATGCTGCCCCAAAACATGGGGTTGGGTTCcctccacacacacacatacacacacacacacagacacagaCACACACAACCTTGTGCAGACCACTCcaatttctcctcctcttcttcttcatggTCCTTTGAATTAGTGCATAATGCTACCATAGAAACCAATGCATAAGCATCCATTGTCATTATTAGTACTTTGAATGATTACATTCATACAAACAAAATTTAATTGGGAGCT
Above is a genomic segment from Musa acuminata AAA Group cultivar baxijiao chromosome BXJ3-4, Cavendish_Baxijiao_AAA, whole genome shotgun sequence containing:
- the LOC103974653 gene encoding ethylene-responsive transcription factor RAP2-9 yields the protein MEGQCCSTSTSEDTRKSPPPAVGQRAAASGGGGSRERPYRGVRMRKWGRWVAEIREPNKRSRIWLGSYSTAVAAARAYDTAVYYLRGRSARLNFPDEILAEDVDGEGFGVSGVASMSAASIRKKATEVGARVDALQTGLTSRPSPHLRQQREHHQHQLEQQQLPSRPAMNPDLNQEPSPEDSDKD